A genome region from Bradyrhizobium commune includes the following:
- a CDS encoding TetR/AcrR family transcriptional regulator C-terminal domain-containing protein: MERGAQNAAVVLREVAQSKQGNAHLAFSPERLIKASQFFLDLVVGPLLMGAVFGEDPKLLRAQIRAHVAESVPFFLAACRNG; the protein is encoded by the coding sequence TTGGAACGCGGAGCTCAGAACGCCGCGGTCGTCCTCAGGGAGGTCGCCCAGTCGAAGCAGGGCAACGCCCATCTCGCCTTCTCCCCCGAACGCCTGATAAAGGCGTCGCAGTTTTTCCTCGACCTCGTCGTTGGACCGCTCTTGATGGGTGCGGTGTTCGGCGAAGATCCGAAGTTGCTGCGAGCGCAGATCCGCGCCCACGTCGCGGAAAGCGTTCCGTTCTTCCTGGCCGCCTGCCGGAACGGCTAA
- a CDS encoding MarR family winged helix-turn-helix transcriptional regulator translates to MMNLNYSLEERIPYLTNRLASAINELFSRDLAEYDLTIANWRVLTILHDFGEQKLIDLSLHTSIDASTLSRTTEAMGRRRLITKTRSKQSKREIVVSLANRGRDLVESLTPRALEYEAAILEGLPAKDVETTRRTLSRMYERIVQLRGSNTARSMKP, encoded by the coding sequence ATGATGAATCTCAACTACTCTCTTGAGGAGAGGATACCTTATCTCACGAACCGGCTGGCGTCGGCGATCAATGAGCTCTTCTCGCGCGATCTGGCCGAGTATGATCTCACAATTGCGAACTGGAGAGTGCTAACGATCCTGCACGACTTCGGAGAGCAGAAGCTGATCGATCTTTCACTTCACACGAGCATCGACGCATCGACGCTCTCGCGAACCACGGAGGCCATGGGCCGCCGGCGTCTTATCACTAAAACTCGCTCAAAGCAGAGCAAACGCGAAATCGTGGTCTCTCTGGCAAATCGCGGCAGGGATCTCGTGGAATCGCTTACGCCCAGAGCCCTCGAATATGAGGCTGCGATCCTGGAAGGACTACCAGCCAAGGACGTCGAAACAACGCGCCGGACGCTCAGCCGAATGTATGAGCGCATCGTTCAGCTTAGAGGTTCGAACACAGCCCGCAGCATGAAACCTTGA
- a CDS encoding VOC family protein: MRIMRIVPNIATKDAGRAKTFYRDILGLDVAMDMGWIATFEADAVMRPQLSVAAHGGSGTAVPDFTIEVDDLQQALRRFQEAKIAIEYGPIAEPWGVKRFYARDPFGRLLNIMQHSR; this comes from the coding sequence ATGAGGATCATGCGAATCGTGCCGAATATTGCGACGAAGGACGCCGGGCGGGCCAAGACATTCTATAGAGACATTCTCGGTCTGGATGTCGCCATGGACATGGGTTGGATCGCGACCTTCGAGGCTGATGCTGTGATGCGCCCGCAGCTCAGCGTGGCGGCACATGGCGGGTCTGGCACGGCCGTGCCGGATTTCACGATCGAGGTCGATGACCTCCAGCAGGCGCTGCGCCGCTTTCAGGAGGCGAAGATCGCGATCGAGTACGGACCCATTGCGGAGCCATGGGGCGTGAAACGCTTCTATGCCCGCGATCCCTTCGGACGGCTGCTCAACATAATGCAGCATTCGCGATAA
- a CDS encoding AMP-binding protein, whose product MAARYFAQGAWIDRKIDDQLRARGEGNPQDPAFICDDDVLTFGELDRRADALANGLLQSGLKVNDRALFQMGTTLDTVIAFFGCLKAGVIPVCTIPQYRELEIDQLATLTRPSAYFVQSDGGSFDLVGFAKHMARRRSIPRVFVAGGRGEPDTIGMSELSNSGDRMRRAVPTGSEDVAVLQLSGGSTGIPKIIPRFHAEYMGHVRLWCDRYRMRTGDVGIWALPLMHNAGMMFALLRTVIYGCTTVLMPRWDPARFFALIERWRVNHAFTIGPHAPAIAAFQDIGKFDLSSLRFFFTLQGASAIERATGVRATNMFGITEGLVLTSTLDDPPSLRHGTVGAPCSDFDEVRLLRPDSEDEVGPGEVGELCFRGPSSLRGYFAAPELSAECLTSLGFFRSADMVRRVELDGRVAYAFEGRTRDNINRGGEKFGTEDIERLIALHPDIADGKVVAMPDEVYGEKACAFLIQKPGRPLPSVEGLGLFLLERGLAKFKLPERIEPIDAFPTTRVGKLDRAALRTVIADRLGDKKVKL is encoded by the coding sequence ATGGCCGCCCGCTACTTCGCGCAGGGTGCCTGGATCGATCGCAAGATCGATGACCAGTTGAGGGCCCGGGGCGAAGGCAACCCGCAAGATCCCGCCTTCATCTGCGACGACGACGTCCTGACATTCGGTGAGTTGGATCGCCGGGCCGATGCCTTGGCCAATGGACTTCTTCAGAGCGGGCTAAAGGTAAACGATCGTGCCCTGTTTCAGATGGGAACAACGCTCGATACGGTCATCGCCTTTTTCGGCTGTCTAAAGGCAGGCGTGATACCGGTCTGTACCATCCCGCAATACCGGGAGCTCGAGATAGACCAGTTGGCAACCCTCACACGACCGTCCGCCTACTTCGTGCAGAGCGATGGCGGATCGTTCGATCTGGTTGGGTTTGCAAAGCACATGGCGCGACGGAGATCGATACCGCGCGTGTTCGTCGCGGGCGGCCGAGGCGAACCGGACACGATTGGCATGTCGGAACTGTCGAACTCCGGCGACCGGATGCGGAGGGCCGTACCGACCGGCAGCGAGGATGTGGCGGTGCTTCAGCTTTCCGGAGGATCGACCGGGATACCGAAGATTATCCCACGGTTTCACGCTGAGTATATGGGACACGTGCGCTTGTGGTGCGACAGGTATCGCATGCGCACGGGCGATGTGGGGATTTGGGCGCTGCCGCTGATGCACAACGCCGGCATGATGTTTGCGCTGCTCAGAACGGTGATTTACGGCTGCACGACCGTGCTCATGCCACGTTGGGATCCGGCCCGCTTTTTTGCTCTGATCGAGCGATGGCGCGTGAACCATGCTTTCACAATCGGCCCACACGCCCCAGCGATCGCCGCCTTTCAGGATATCGGCAAGTTCGACCTATCCTCGCTGCGCTTCTTCTTCACGTTGCAGGGCGCGTCTGCGATCGAGCGCGCTACCGGCGTCCGCGCCACCAACATGTTCGGCATCACCGAGGGCCTCGTTCTTACGAGCACGCTCGACGACCCGCCCTCGCTGCGGCACGGAACCGTGGGGGCGCCCTGCTCGGATTTCGACGAAGTCAGGCTGTTGCGCCCTGATTCCGAGGACGAGGTTGGCCCCGGCGAAGTCGGAGAACTCTGCTTCAGGGGGCCATCTTCGTTGAGGGGCTATTTCGCGGCGCCCGAACTATCGGCCGAGTGCCTCACCAGCCTTGGATTCTTCAGGTCGGCTGACATGGTGCGACGTGTCGAGCTCGATGGTCGCGTCGCCTATGCTTTCGAAGGTCGAACTCGCGACAACATAAATCGCGGCGGCGAGAAGTTCGGGACCGAAGATATCGAACGCTTGATCGCGCTTCACCCCGACATCGCCGACGGCAAGGTCGTGGCGATGCCCGACGAGGTCTACGGCGAGAAGGCGTGCGCCTTCTTGATTCAGAAGCCAGGGCGACCGCTGCCGTCGGTTGAAGGCCTCGGCCTATTTCTCCTCGAGCGCGGACTTGCAAAATTCAAGCTGCCGGAGCGGATCGAGCCAATCGACGCGTTCCCAACGACACGCGTGGGCAAACTCGATCGCGCCGCACTGCGCACAGTCATCGCGGATCGGCTTGGAGATAAGAAGGTGAAACTCTAA
- a CDS encoding indolepyruvate ferredoxin oxidoreductase family protein produces the protein MDPAQQGARPSLDDRYAVEDGQLFLTGNQALVRMLVEQMRGDHAAGLRSRAFVTGYPGSPLGSIDMALQQAKKQLDAHGITHLPAQNEESAASSLMGTQMLDEHPHPDVDGVVGYWYGKGPGLDRAGDALKHGNFAGTSQHGAVVLLSGEDHEAKSSTVPYQQEFAFEHHGIPVLYPADIQEFLDMGLHAAAMSRFSGCWVALKLVGALCDGGEVVRVHGTGVPIVIPDLQVSGKPFAKVANHRFFPVVNVETERKLYEERHVAVQAYGRANTLNKIMAQAPTDRIGILSAGKSWSDTLQALEDLGFGGDLSSSGIRLGKIGLLCPLDRDFIQEFARGLTTIIVVEEKRDFLERQVAAAAIGSGVTRVLGKRDESGDILFPVQGGLNSDMIADGLARVLSTARKATAASAAPAPTATAAALQIKRTPNYCSGCPHNASTLLAPGQVAWGAPGCHLFAALMDKPQKRVEATTQLGGEGLPWIGLAPYTSRHHIVQNLGDGALFHSSYQNIRYAATTGVNITFKILLNGVLANTGGQEAVSVTTVSDLLSHLSLEKISKIVLITKEPERYRGVTFPSGVTRRPLDDLESTMAELAAIPGVTIVIYDGMCANERRRRQKRGLLPPPSRFTFVNEDVCENCGDCGVKANCMSLQKVETEFGLKTQIHQSSCNQDQACVAGDCPSFVTVDAPSGAALRKPSSSEIDASMLVDLPPAQLEKPFNVYIPGLGGTGVLTASAILAQAAALDGLNVKTYDQTGAAQKWGPVLSSLVLSPRGIAPPTNTVGRGKADLYLALDLLAAVEPANLARCNSNRTRAVMNTSVLPNGEMIRDVRVQVSAERLCETIGSATNGTAAVAIDARRIAESLFGDYLMTNMVAIGAAHQAGWLPISAASIEAAIALNGTQAKANIHAFRAGRLSQSNPDTLVRMVRPRAPLLSNRLEQQERRSGPKAVKMWKDVLAANSWMDSTTRDLIEKRFMDLVDYQDLDYARKYLHEILRIAEAERAGMGEAFDATIVRIAARSLHRLMAYKDEYEVARLLTQSSFEDRLRAMFTGPVRISYNLQPPLARQIGVRRKVRFGTWFKPAMTVLARLKFLRGTPFDPFGRLAVRREERELIRWYMDLIDQAVSLLHGQDLSTVAAILALPEEIRGYEQIKSTAAARAEVRARELLGSVRPDIPSEAKTAALVAAR, from the coding sequence GTGGATCCGGCACAACAAGGCGCGCGGCCGTCGCTTGATGACCGCTACGCAGTCGAAGATGGCCAATTGTTTTTGACCGGCAACCAAGCCCTCGTGCGGATGTTGGTCGAGCAGATGCGGGGCGACCACGCTGCAGGTCTGCGCAGTCGAGCATTCGTGACCGGATACCCCGGCTCTCCGCTGGGGAGCATCGACATGGCGCTACAACAGGCGAAGAAGCAACTCGATGCCCACGGTATCACGCATCTTCCCGCGCAGAACGAGGAGTCCGCCGCATCGTCGCTGATGGGAACGCAGATGTTGGATGAGCACCCGCACCCCGATGTCGATGGGGTTGTGGGCTACTGGTATGGCAAGGGTCCGGGATTGGATCGGGCTGGCGACGCGCTCAAGCATGGCAACTTTGCCGGCACCAGCCAGCATGGCGCAGTTGTCCTTCTCAGCGGCGAGGATCACGAGGCGAAGAGCTCAACCGTCCCCTATCAGCAGGAATTTGCCTTCGAACATCACGGCATTCCGGTGCTCTACCCGGCTGATATCCAGGAGTTCCTGGATATGGGACTTCATGCCGCCGCGATGTCGCGCTTCAGCGGCTGCTGGGTGGCCCTTAAGCTCGTCGGCGCCCTCTGTGACGGGGGCGAGGTGGTGAGAGTCCACGGGACCGGAGTTCCGATCGTGATACCGGACCTGCAAGTCTCCGGTAAGCCGTTCGCGAAGGTTGCAAATCATCGGTTCTTTCCCGTGGTAAATGTCGAAACGGAGCGGAAGCTTTACGAGGAACGGCACGTCGCAGTGCAGGCCTATGGGCGAGCTAACACGCTCAACAAGATCATGGCGCAAGCACCGACTGACCGTATCGGCATCCTCAGCGCGGGAAAAAGTTGGTCGGACACCCTGCAGGCCTTGGAGGATCTAGGCTTTGGAGGAGATTTATCGTCGTCCGGTATTCGGCTCGGCAAGATCGGTTTGCTGTGTCCGCTCGACCGTGACTTCATCCAGGAATTTGCACGAGGTCTGACAACGATCATTGTCGTGGAAGAGAAACGGGACTTTTTGGAGCGGCAAGTCGCTGCGGCCGCAATCGGCTCCGGGGTAACGCGGGTTCTCGGCAAGAGGGACGAGAGCGGAGACATCCTCTTTCCGGTGCAGGGTGGGCTCAACAGCGATATGATAGCCGACGGATTGGCAAGAGTTCTCTCGACTGCGCGGAAGGCGACGGCAGCTTCCGCAGCACCGGCTCCCACAGCGACCGCCGCCGCCTTGCAAATCAAGCGAACCCCCAACTACTGTTCTGGCTGCCCCCACAATGCTTCGACTCTTCTAGCCCCCGGCCAGGTCGCCTGGGGCGCGCCCGGCTGTCATCTCTTTGCGGCCCTGATGGACAAACCCCAAAAGCGTGTCGAGGCAACTACGCAGTTGGGCGGGGAAGGCCTCCCATGGATCGGATTGGCGCCGTACACCAGCCGCCACCACATCGTGCAAAATCTGGGCGACGGCGCGCTGTTTCATTCCAGCTATCAAAACATTCGGTATGCCGCCACGACGGGCGTCAACATCACCTTCAAGATCCTTCTCAATGGAGTGCTCGCCAACACCGGAGGCCAGGAGGCCGTGTCCGTGACGACGGTGAGCGACCTCCTCAGTCACCTCTCCCTGGAGAAGATCTCGAAGATCGTTCTCATCACCAAGGAGCCGGAGCGATACCGAGGCGTGACGTTTCCTTCGGGCGTGACGCGACGACCCCTGGACGACCTCGAGAGCACGATGGCGGAGTTGGCCGCCATTCCCGGCGTTACGATCGTCATCTACGACGGGATGTGCGCCAACGAGCGCAGACGGAGGCAGAAGCGTGGATTGCTGCCGCCGCCATCGCGATTTACGTTCGTGAACGAGGACGTCTGTGAGAATTGTGGTGACTGCGGTGTCAAGGCAAACTGCATGTCACTACAAAAGGTTGAAACCGAATTCGGCCTCAAGACCCAGATCCATCAATCGTCCTGCAATCAGGATCAAGCGTGTGTCGCCGGAGATTGTCCTTCGTTCGTCACGGTTGATGCGCCGTCCGGCGCAGCTCTCCGCAAACCGTCCTCGTCTGAGATCGACGCGTCCATGTTGGTCGATCTGCCGCCCGCTCAGCTCGAAAAGCCGTTCAATGTCTATATCCCAGGCCTGGGTGGTACCGGCGTCTTGACTGCCAGTGCGATACTCGCACAGGCAGCGGCGCTTGATGGCCTCAACGTCAAAACCTATGACCAGACGGGCGCCGCCCAGAAATGGGGGCCCGTGCTCTCGAGCCTCGTTCTCTCTCCTCGCGGAATTGCGCCGCCGACGAACACGGTCGGACGCGGAAAGGCGGATCTTTATCTGGCGCTCGATCTTCTCGCTGCTGTCGAGCCTGCGAATCTCGCGCGGTGCAATAGCAATCGCACCAGAGCCGTCATGAACACCAGCGTGCTCCCTAACGGCGAAATGATCCGCGATGTCCGGGTGCAGGTATCTGCCGAGCGGCTTTGCGAAACCATCGGCTCGGCGACGAATGGGACGGCGGCCGTCGCGATCGATGCGCGTCGAATTGCCGAGTCTCTGTTCGGCGATTACCTGATGACGAACATGGTCGCGATCGGTGCGGCTCATCAAGCAGGCTGGCTACCAATCTCCGCCGCCTCGATAGAGGCGGCAATCGCCCTGAACGGCACTCAGGCAAAGGCCAACATACACGCCTTCAGGGCAGGCCGGCTATCGCAGAGCAATCCCGATACACTCGTCCGGATGGTGCGTCCTCGGGCCCCGCTGCTTTCGAACCGGCTGGAACAACAAGAGCGTCGATCCGGACCCAAGGCCGTGAAGATGTGGAAAGACGTCCTTGCGGCAAATTCCTGGATGGATTCCACGACCAGAGACTTGATCGAGAAACGCTTCATGGACTTGGTCGACTATCAGGACCTCGACTACGCCAGAAAATATTTGCACGAGATTCTGCGCATTGCGGAAGCAGAACGAGCCGGAATGGGGGAAGCGTTCGATGCCACTATCGTTCGGATCGCAGCCCGCAGCCTGCACCGGCTCATGGCGTACAAGGATGAGTATGAGGTCGCGCGCCTGCTTACACAATCGAGCTTCGAAGACAGGTTGCGAGCAATGTTCACGGGACCTGTTCGCATAAGCTACAACCTTCAGCCCCCCCTCGCGCGCCAGATCGGCGTCCGGCGCAAGGTGAGGTTCGGCACCTGGTTCAAGCCAGCCATGACCGTTTTGGCGCGCCTGAAGTTTCTGCGCGGCACGCCCTTCGATCCTTTTGGTCGGCTTGCCGTCCGACGCGAGGAGCGGGAGTTGATCCGCTGGTACATGGATCTGATCGACCAGGCGGTTTCGCTCCTGCATGGCCAAGACTTGTCGACAGTCGCGGCGATTCTGGCTCTGCCGGAGGAAATTCGCGGATATGAACAGATCAAGTCGACGGCTGCCGCAAGGGCTGAAGTCCGGGCTCGCGAATTGCTGGGATCGGTGAGGCCTGACATTCCCAGCGAAGCCAAGACCGCAGCCTTGGTGGCTGCTCGGTAG
- a CDS encoding methyl-accepting chemotaxis protein, whose product MRIGRLFAMSMLSVTALAIILGAEVLIPQTRTLAGKTEAIKAVEAFGAVLAVGQQIAGQRAPYVSPLFQEGAATPAQLDAVAKAGQLMDAALAKARIVVGALHDGDAIVEGLNQAAAKLDEVRAVTDRALLVPMNARDPSAVKGFLPGVAKVVTIVEPLLNRLENDVATADASLTALLNVARTAQDLRIAAGSRAAAMSLALNMRRPLTASEISAIDRGQGRVEVDRERIEAAVDQLGGPARLAKALKDATEGYFGRAALVVDKELPAGRTDGKYGISSDELAAAIVPAIQSFLILRDAALAEAAERAGAAREQAFMMLTLAGVAVAALLGVLAGVTAMLRRRVIAPLATLTDVVGELAAGRHDVTIPASNRVDEIGSMAGSLNVFRDALIAKKAADEAAAIEADAKIRRGQRVDSITREFEAMIGEIVNVVSSASTELEAFAGTLTATAERSEELTTMVAAASEEASTNVQSVASATEEMSSSVDEISRQVRDSARIASEAVEQAQKTNDRVGELTKAAARIGDVVELINTIAGQTNLLALNATIEAARAGDAGRGFAVVASEVKALAEQTAKATGEIGQQINSIQGATRESVSAIKEIGDTIVRMAEIASSIAAAVEEQGAATREISRNVQQAADGTQQVSSNIADVQRGASETGSASTQVLVAAKSLSNESSRLKSEVGQFLTAVRAA is encoded by the coding sequence ATGCGGATCGGTCGACTTTTTGCGATGTCGATGCTCTCTGTGACGGCCTTGGCAATCATCCTTGGCGCCGAGGTCTTGATTCCACAGACGCGTACCCTGGCGGGCAAGACCGAGGCAATCAAGGCCGTGGAGGCATTCGGTGCGGTCTTGGCGGTCGGCCAACAGATCGCCGGCCAGCGCGCGCCCTATGTCAGTCCGTTGTTCCAGGAAGGCGCCGCCACGCCGGCTCAACTCGACGCAGTTGCTAAGGCTGGCCAGTTGATGGATGCGGCGTTGGCAAAGGCCCGGATCGTAGTCGGCGCCCTCCATGATGGAGATGCAATCGTCGAAGGCCTGAATCAGGCAGCCGCCAAACTTGACGAAGTTCGCGCGGTGACCGACCGTGCGCTCCTCGTTCCGATGAATGCGCGGGACCCCAGCGCGGTCAAAGGATTTCTGCCTGGGGTTGCTAAGGTCGTCACGATCGTCGAGCCGCTCTTGAACCGCCTCGAAAATGATGTCGCGACGGCCGATGCCTCGCTGACGGCTTTGTTGAACGTCGCGCGCACGGCTCAGGATCTGCGAATTGCTGCCGGAAGCCGCGCCGCCGCAATGTCTCTTGCCCTCAACATGCGCCGGCCGCTCACGGCATCGGAAATATCTGCGATCGATCGTGGCCAGGGGCGGGTCGAAGTTGACCGCGAGCGGATCGAAGCCGCCGTCGATCAACTTGGTGGCCCGGCTCGGCTCGCGAAGGCGCTCAAGGATGCAACCGAAGGCTATTTCGGACGGGCCGCGCTAGTGGTCGATAAGGAGCTGCCGGCCGGACGTACCGACGGAAAATACGGAATTAGCTCCGACGAATTGGCTGCCGCGATCGTGCCGGCAATACAGAGTTTCCTTATTCTGCGCGATGCCGCCTTGGCTGAAGCAGCCGAACGCGCGGGTGCTGCGCGGGAGCAAGCGTTTATGATGCTCACACTGGCCGGCGTTGCCGTTGCCGCTCTGCTTGGCGTGCTCGCGGGCGTTACCGCAATGTTGCGACGTCGCGTGATCGCACCGCTGGCGACATTGACGGATGTGGTCGGTGAACTTGCCGCCGGCCGGCACGACGTGACTATTCCCGCAAGCAATCGCGTCGACGAAATCGGCTCCATGGCGGGCTCGCTGAATGTCTTCAGGGATGCGCTTATCGCCAAAAAGGCTGCTGACGAGGCTGCTGCAATTGAAGCTGACGCCAAGATCCGGCGCGGACAACGGGTGGACAGTATCACGCGTGAATTCGAGGCAATGATTGGCGAGATTGTCAATGTCGTCTCGTCGGCCTCTACCGAACTGGAAGCCTTCGCGGGTACATTGACGGCAACGGCGGAGCGTTCGGAGGAACTGACCACCATGGTTGCTGCGGCATCCGAGGAAGCATCGACTAACGTGCAGTCGGTGGCATCGGCCACCGAGGAGATGTCGTCATCGGTCGACGAGATCAGCCGACAAGTCCGAGATTCTGCGCGGATCGCAAGCGAGGCAGTGGAACAAGCGCAGAAGACCAATGACCGTGTCGGTGAGTTGACGAAAGCCGCGGCTCGGATTGGTGATGTTGTGGAACTCATCAATACCATTGCCGGGCAGACTAATCTGTTGGCACTCAATGCCACCATCGAGGCTGCTCGCGCTGGCGATGCGGGGCGTGGCTTCGCGGTGGTAGCCTCGGAGGTTAAAGCACTGGCTGAACAGACTGCCAAGGCGACCGGTGAGATCGGTCAACAAATCAACAGCATTCAAGGCGCGACCCGGGAATCTGTCAGCGCCATAAAGGAGATCGGCGATACCATCGTTCGTATGGCCGAAATCGCGTCCAGCATTGCCGCCGCGGTCGAAGAACAGGGAGCCGCGACTCGCGAGATATCCCGCAACGTGCAGCAAGCCGCAGATGGCACCCAGCAAGTATCTTCCAACATCGCCGACGTGCAGCGAGGCGCCAGCGAGACCGGATCGGCGTCCACTCAGGTCCTGGTGGCAGCGAAGTCGCTGTCAAACGAAAGCAGCAGGCTCAAGTCTGAGGTCGGCCAGTTTCTCACGGCGGTCCGAGCAGCCTGA
- a CDS encoding LysR substrate-binding domain-containing protein — MMPTSRCAELVAAADQALATIDSTVLRRSAFDPVTARQDFVVTMPDVGEIHFLPRLTAFLAQHAPTCNLRCEQITNEQMEAALAAGDIDLALGYFPNLEGPGVLRQRLFMHSLVCLVRADHPIVKSKTVPLATFLELSHAVVRSVGRSNELFEMLLKKQGLQRRIQLLSSHFLSVPAIISETDLIVTVPRSIADYYARLENLRIVEPPINIKPYAIHQFWHARFHKDPGLKWLRESVALLFTEPPNRARRRI; from the coding sequence ATGATGCCGACGTCGCGTTGTGCCGAATTGGTAGCTGCGGCAGATCAAGCGCTCGCGACGATCGATTCGACTGTACTGCGACGATCTGCGTTTGATCCTGTCACAGCACGCCAAGACTTCGTCGTCACCATGCCCGACGTCGGCGAGATTCACTTTCTACCGAGATTGACGGCCTTTCTTGCCCAGCATGCGCCGACTTGCAATCTGCGGTGCGAGCAGATCACCAACGAGCAAATGGAGGCGGCGTTGGCCGCTGGTGACATAGACCTGGCCTTGGGCTATTTCCCAAATCTCGAGGGACCTGGCGTGCTTAGGCAGCGGCTGTTCATGCACTCGCTCGTCTGCCTCGTGCGGGCCGACCATCCGATCGTGAAGTCGAAAACTGTACCGCTCGCCACATTCTTGGAATTGTCTCATGCCGTCGTGCGATCAGTTGGTCGCAGCAACGAGCTGTTCGAGATGTTGCTTAAGAAGCAGGGGCTACAAAGAAGAATCCAACTGCTTTCGTCGCATTTCCTGTCGGTGCCAGCGATCATTTCCGAGACGGATCTTATCGTTACCGTTCCCCGATCCATCGCTGACTACTACGCGCGGTTGGAGAATTTAAGAATCGTCGAGCCACCGATCAATATTAAGCCATACGCGATCCACCAGTTCTGGCACGCAAGATTTCACAAAGATCCCGGACTCAAGTGGCTGCGCGAATCAGTAGCGTTACTCTTTACCGAGCCGCCAAATCGGGCCAGACGGCGAATATAG
- the gtdA gene encoding gentisate 1,2-dioxygenase, with amino-acid sequence MVTPANERTVAMNEPHLKNSIDRAAFYKELDTLNLAPLWEVLKGLVPTDPRPFAVPFQWSWTTVRPHLLAAGAAISAEEAERRVLVLENPGLRGKSQITDTLYAGLQLILPGEIAPAHRHTQSALRFVLEGEGGFTAVSGERTTMHRGDLILTPYWTWHDHGHDGVGPVIWMDGLDVPLVGFLKTGFREEHADTAQTSSRPEGYSEARFGSGLLPVGHVPGSLTSPVFNYPYSRTREALHKLSQNDEADPHFGICLRYVNPVNGDWVMPTLGTSMRLLPEGFSTRSYRSTDSAVFVLMEGEAEFTAEGQLPVTMRPNDIFAMPGWSRYSIRASKGDCVLFSFSDRPVHEKLGLFREDKA; translated from the coding sequence ATGGTCACGCCGGCGAATGAAAGAACAGTTGCGATGAACGAGCCCCACCTCAAAAACAGCATCGATCGGGCGGCCTTCTACAAGGAGCTCGACACACTCAATCTGGCGCCTCTGTGGGAGGTTCTTAAAGGTCTCGTACCGACTGACCCGCGGCCGTTCGCGGTGCCATTCCAATGGTCGTGGACGACCGTTCGGCCGCACCTGCTGGCGGCCGGAGCCGCGATCAGCGCCGAAGAAGCTGAACGCAGAGTTCTCGTTCTCGAGAATCCCGGATTACGCGGCAAGTCGCAGATTACGGATACGCTGTATGCGGGATTGCAACTCATCCTGCCCGGTGAGATCGCGCCCGCACACCGCCATACCCAATCGGCGCTGCGCTTCGTTCTGGAAGGCGAAGGCGGCTTCACTGCCGTCTCCGGCGAAAGGACGACCATGCATCGGGGCGATCTCATCCTGACCCCCTACTGGACCTGGCATGATCACGGGCACGACGGCGTCGGTCCGGTGATCTGGATGGACGGGCTCGACGTTCCGCTGGTGGGATTCCTGAAGACCGGATTCAGAGAAGAGCACGCCGACACGGCGCAGACGTCGTCCAGGCCTGAGGGTTATTCCGAGGCGAGGTTCGGAAGTGGGCTGCTGCCGGTGGGACATGTCCCCGGCTCTCTAACTTCGCCTGTGTTCAACTATCCGTATTCGAGGACGCGAGAGGCGCTGCACAAGCTGTCCCAGAACGACGAAGCCGATCCTCATTTCGGAATCTGTCTCCGGTATGTGAATCCGGTGAACGGAGACTGGGTCATGCCTACACTCGGGACAAGCATGAGATTGTTGCCGGAGGGCTTCTCAACGCGATCCTACCGCTCGACTGACAGCGCCGTTTTCGTACTCATGGAGGGCGAAGCCGAGTTTACGGCCGAGGGACAACTGCCCGTTACGATGAGACCGAACGACATCTTCGCGATGCCTGGATGGTCCCGCTATAGCATTCGCGCTTCAAAGGGAGATTGTGTCCTTTTCTCCTTCTCAGACCGCCCTGTGCACGAGAAGTTGGGACTGTTCCGCGAAGACAAGGCATGA